Genomic window (Candidatus Dormiibacterota bacterium):
ACTCGTCCGTCGCCATGGCATGTATATACATGAAACCGCGCGGTGCAGTCCAGCGACGATCGTGTGGAGTGAGTTCCTGCCAATCACGGCGGTTTGTGGGCGCCGCGGTGCGCTATGGTGTGCTGATGTCGAGGGTGGTCGACATCGACGAGCGGGTGGTCCGTGACGCGCTGACCGCCGCCGCGGAGCGCACCGCGATCCTGACCGCGTCCATCGACGACACCGGGACGCCGGCGCCACACCTGCAGTGGAGCGTCGGCGAGGTGGCCGCGCACCTCGGCGGCTTCTGCCTGCCGGCGTTCACCGACGCGGTGCGCGGTCGCGAGGCCTTCTGGCATCCCTTCATCCCACAGGTGGAGGGGTTTCGCGAGCGCCTCGCGGGAGCGAACGAACGCACCCTCGCACGCGCACCGCTCCCACCAACCGACGAGCTCGCCCGGACGATCGGCGAGGGCGCGCGCACCCTTCTCCGGGCCGTCGAGGGTCGCGGCGGCGACGAGGTGCTGCGCACACCCTGGTACGGGGAGGGCGCCACCCTCGACCTCACCAC
Coding sequences:
- a CDS encoding maleylpyruvate isomerase N-terminal domain-containing protein, with product MSRVVDIDERVVRDALTAAAERTAILTASIDDTGTPAPHLQWSVGEVAAHLGGFCLPAFTDAVRGREAFWHPFIPQVEGFRERLAGANERTLARAPLPPTDELARTIGEGARTLLRAVEGRGGDEVLRTPWYGEGATLDLTTVLCVVLGELLVHAHDIARGLGRPWHIDPGDARLVVGGVFTAMIPRIVDPERTRGMHASYDIRAWGGPRFVNRVDDGVAVAEPYTGQRVDCHLLGDPVELMLVGYGRRSQWTSIAHGRLHAWGRRPWLGLRWKGLYLDP